The following proteins come from a genomic window of Salinicoccus sp. RF5:
- a CDS encoding Rho termination factor N-terminal domain-containing protein — protein sequence MENAKTYLKNYNMNDLKRLARTISVKGFSKYKKDELIDAIIEQQHTSETATYAYKYIDDRSFKTWKESADHPQDYYRLEDIFGLYIMGYAFEDPEREDNFFIVEGVPGLFGEVDSEENREARLEIQRKLNLIRAALHLYGIVSFDQLIHLFRKYYSMDMSGEDIVKFLEKSPYDISIDQDKQQIVIDDMNYAQYEMVRKLQGDRPYYEPEFAKFIKFSDPNYIDESKHHRQLKEWVKANVDVPAGKHHSIYISLLQLIMQGSKRDEIVQYLMTLNVEFSNVETQRGFFDMIAGIVENTRHFKYRGHKESELKTQTVVKEVKVGRNDPCPCGSGKKYKKCCGR from the coding sequence ATGGAAAATGCAAAAACCTATTTGAAGAATTATAATATGAATGATCTGAAGCGGTTGGCGCGTACAATATCAGTCAAGGGCTTTTCCAAGTACAAGAAGGATGAATTGATCGATGCGATCATAGAACAGCAGCATACTTCGGAGACGGCCACGTATGCCTACAAGTACATTGATGACCGTTCATTCAAGACATGGAAGGAATCTGCGGATCATCCCCAGGATTACTACAGGCTGGAAGACATCTTCGGGCTTTATATCATGGGCTATGCATTCGAGGACCCTGAGCGGGAGGACAATTTCTTCATCGTAGAAGGCGTACCCGGTCTTTTCGGTGAAGTGGACAGCGAAGAGAACCGTGAAGCGCGCCTTGAAATCCAGCGGAAGCTCAACCTCATCCGTGCGGCACTGCACCTGTACGGCATCGTCAGCTTCGATCAGCTCATCCACCTCTTCAGGAAATACTACAGTATGGACATGTCGGGAGAGGATATCGTAAAATTCCTCGAAAAATCACCGTACGACATCTCCATCGACCAGGACAAGCAGCAGATCGTCATCGACGACATGAACTATGCGCAATATGAGATGGTGCGTAAACTGCAGGGGGACAGGCCGTACTACGAACCTGAATTCGCCAAGTTCATCAAATTCAGCGATCCGAACTACATTGATGAATCGAAGCATCACAGACAGCTGAAGGAATGGGTGAAGGCGAACGTGGATGTGCCTGCAGGGAAGCACCACAGCATCTACATCTCACTGCTCCAGCTCATCATGCAGGGATCGAAACGTGATGAAATCGTCCAGTATCTGATGACATTGAATGTGGAATTCAGCAATGTGGAAACGCAGCGCGGCTTTTTCGATATGATCGCCGGCATCGTGGAAAATACACGGCACTTCAAATACCGGGGGCACAAGGAGTCGGAACTGAAGACGCAGACCGTCGTCAAAGAGGTCAAGGTCGGCAGGAACGATCCATGTCCATGCGGAAGCGGCAAGAAATATAAAAAATGCTGCGGCAGATGA
- a CDS encoding gamma-glutamyltransferase family protein — protein MNHYSYPYMNRRFSTYAKNGMVTTTHPLATEAGIEVMKQGGNAMDAAIATAATLTVVEPTSNGIGGDAFMIAWMNGRLHGMNASGRSPGKLSMEEIRKRGFSEMPKFGWLPVNVPGVPKAWATLINDFGNLTLKEVLAPAIRAASEGFAITPVTAKYWQAAYDNYSREAEDFEEIKPWLDVFGTVSAGEIKTLPHHAETLRDIAETDGKSVYEGALADRIIRYSNETGGLLSHEDLEGFEVDYVEPVSIGYKGYEIHEIPPNGQGITALMALGMLKDDTFGALDARTYHHQIEAIKQAFADTTTYVADPEHMKVGVSQLLDAAYLKARRDEIKEEAELRHHGDLPEGGTVYLATADKEGNMVSYIQSNYMGFGSGVVIPETGFALHNRGHNFSMDENHANFVEGGKKPFHTIIPGFITKGGQPVGPFGVMGAFMQPQGHLQVAMNLIDYDMNPQSALDAPRWQFKSGMDVEVEDRFDPDIARALARRGHKISVNLEPNSFGRGQVIIRGEDGALIGGTESRTDGSISIY, from the coding sequence ATGAACCATTACAGTTATCCATATATGAACCGGCGCTTCAGTACATACGCCAAAAACGGCATGGTCACAACGACACATCCGCTGGCCACGGAAGCAGGAATCGAAGTGATGAAGCAGGGCGGAAATGCCATGGACGCAGCCATCGCAACTGCGGCCACCCTGACGGTCGTAGAACCGACGAGCAACGGTATTGGAGGAGATGCCTTCATGATAGCCTGGATGAACGGCAGGCTGCACGGGATGAATGCAAGTGGACGTTCACCGGGGAAATTGAGCATGGAAGAAATCCGGAAAAGGGGCTTCAGCGAAATGCCGAAATTCGGCTGGCTGCCGGTGAATGTGCCAGGTGTGCCGAAGGCATGGGCGACACTCATCAATGACTTCGGTAACCTGACACTGAAGGAAGTGCTGGCGCCAGCCATCCGTGCAGCAAGTGAAGGATTTGCGATAACACCGGTCACAGCGAAATATTGGCAGGCGGCCTATGACAACTACAGCAGGGAGGCCGAGGACTTCGAGGAGATCAAACCATGGCTCGATGTCTTCGGCACAGTTTCAGCTGGTGAGATAAAGACATTGCCGCATCATGCAGAAACGCTTCGGGACATTGCAGAAACTGACGGGAAAAGTGTGTATGAAGGCGCGCTTGCAGACAGGATCATCCGCTACAGCAATGAAACGGGCGGACTTCTCTCCCATGAGGACCTCGAAGGTTTCGAAGTGGATTACGTGGAGCCGGTCAGCATCGGCTATAAGGGGTATGAAATCCACGAGATTCCACCAAACGGTCAGGGGATCACTGCACTGATGGCGCTTGGCATGTTGAAGGATGATACGTTCGGTGCCCTTGATGCGCGTACATACCATCATCAGATTGAGGCCATCAAGCAGGCGTTCGCTGACACGACGACATACGTTGCCGACCCCGAACATATGAAGGTGGGCGTCTCCCAACTGCTTGACGCAGCATATTTGAAGGCGCGCCGCGATGAGATCAAGGAAGAAGCAGAATTGAGGCATCATGGGGACCTGCCCGAGGGCGGCACCGTCTACCTGGCGACAGCGGATAAAGAAGGGAACATGGTCTCCTACATCCAGAGCAACTACATGGGCTTCGGTTCCGGTGTCGTCATTCCGGAAACGGGATTCGCCCTCCATAATAGGGGGCACAATTTCTCGATGGACGAGAATCACGCCAATTTTGTCGAAGGCGGAAAGAAGCCCTTCCATACAATCATTCCGGGCTTCATTACGAAAGGTGGGCAACCCGTCGGACCGTTCGGCGTGATGGGTGCCTTCATGCAGCCGCAGGGGCATCTGCAGGTGGCGATGAACCTGATCGACTACGATATGAACCCGCAGAGTGCACTCGATGCGCCTAGGTGGCAGTTCAAGTCCGGCATGGATGTCGAGGTCGAGGACCGGTTTGATCCGGATATCGCCCGCGCACTTGCCAGGCGCGGACACAAGATCAGCGTGAACCTCGAACCGAACAGTTTCGGACGGGGGCAGGTCATCATACGTGGGGAGGATGGTGCCCTGATCGGCGGCACCGAATCCCGGACAGATGGCTCAATATCCATATACTAG
- a CDS encoding chromate transporter, with the protein MHFKIFWVFFKVGMLGYGGGPSSIPLVHKEVVDTHKWMTDEAFQDALAIGNVLPGPIATKLGGYIGYLQKGWLGLANAVFATILPTIILMIILLKLFTEFKDLGWVQGMSDGVMPVVGVMLAILTYEFLAKAKARTTWQFIILFTLIAFLLLVVLEIHPAIIILVIVVFSLFRKEGRI; encoded by the coding sequence ATGCATTTTAAAATTTTTTGGGTATTTTTCAAAGTAGGCATGCTCGGGTATGGCGGGGGACCGTCCTCCATCCCCCTTGTACATAAGGAAGTCGTCGATACGCACAAGTGGATGACGGATGAAGCGTTCCAGGACGCACTCGCAATCGGTAACGTACTGCCGGGACCAATAGCGACGAAGCTCGGCGGCTATATCGGATATCTCCAGAAAGGGTGGCTGGGCCTTGCCAATGCAGTGTTCGCAACGATCCTGCCGACCATCATACTGATGATCATCCTGCTGAAGCTCTTCACCGAATTCAAGGATCTCGGATGGGTCCAGGGGATGAGCGATGGTGTCATGCCGGTGGTCGGCGTCATGCTGGCGATACTCACCTATGAATTCCTCGCCAAGGCAAAGGCACGGACGACATGGCAGTTCATCATACTGTTCACGCTCATCGCCTTCCTCCTGCTGGTGGTGCTTGAAATCCACCCGGCCATCATTATCCTCGTCATCGTAGTATTCAGTCTCTTCAGGAAGGAGGGACGCATATGA
- a CDS encoding chromate transporter, which translates to MIYLQIFLAFFIPGILGYGGGPASIPLVEQEVVQNYEWMDSQEFAEVLALGNALPGPIATKMAGFIGFEVGGVLGSVVAVTATVMPSLMLMVFLAGLLYRLKGTKKFETLTTLIRPVIAILLGIIAYDFFSNAFTDSGSLHTIILIVASFLMLTKFKVHPALVIIFGLVYGALLL; encoded by the coding sequence ATGATCTATCTGCAGATATTCCTCGCCTTCTTCATCCCAGGGATTCTGGGTTACGGCGGGGGACCGGCTTCAATTCCGCTGGTGGAGCAGGAAGTGGTGCAGAACTATGAATGGATGGATTCCCAGGAGTTTGCGGAAGTGCTTGCACTGGGCAATGCACTGCCGGGGCCGATAGCGACGAAGATGGCCGGCTTCATCGGTTTTGAAGTTGGTGGCGTCCTCGGTTCGGTGGTGGCGGTCACTGCGACGGTGATGCCGTCACTGATGCTCATGGTCTTTCTTGCAGGACTGCTCTACAGGTTGAAGGGGACGAAGAAGTTCGAAACGCTGACGACGCTGATTCGTCCGGTCATCGCGATTCTGCTCGGCATCATCGCATACGACTTCTTCAGCAACGCCTTCACGGATTCAGGCAGTCTGCATACCATCATATTGATTGTGGCGAGCTTCCTGATGCTGACGAAGTTCAAGGTCCACCCTGCACTGGTCATCATTTTCGGGCTGGTCTATGGTGCATTGCTCCTGTAG